A region of the Sporomusaceae bacterium genome:
GCATGATCGTCCGCTACGAAGTAGGCGACATCGTCAAAATGAAAAAAGCCCACCCCTGCGGCTCCGACCAGTGGGAAATAACCCGCACCGGCATCGACTTCGGCCTCAAATGCCTCGGATGCGGCCGCCGGGTCATGGTCGCCCGCCCCAAATTCGAGAAAGCGGTAAAAAACATCGTCCCCCGCCAGGACGGGCAAAAGTGAGCTGCCGGCTGAAGCTATTGACGTCCTCGGTCCGCGCCGGTTATAATAATGCCATAACAGAATACCCCAATACGGGACTGGCGGATTAGTGGAATCAACCACAGGGAACCGTATTGCAGACAGCCGACCGCCTGGGCAGGATACCTTCGGCCCAGGCGTTTTCATTTGTCGTTTTCCGCCTGCGGCCGCGTGAGGTATCTTTCTTGCACCCTAAATAAGAGGAGGATGCCACATGCTCACAACCTGTCCGGAATGCGGAAAGTACACCATCGAAACC
Encoded here:
- a CDS encoding DUF951 domain-containing protein; this encodes MIVRYEVGDIVKMKKAHPCGSDQWEITRTGIDFGLKCLGCGRRVMVARPKFEKAVKNIVPRQDGQK